Proteins from one Homalodisca vitripennis isolate AUS2020 chromosome 3, UT_GWSS_2.1, whole genome shotgun sequence genomic window:
- the LOC124357941 gene encoding uncharacterized protein LOC124357941 isoform X2 gives MEGNDQNRALREIQNTSESNEELKDENNPENVSLDELRRTESAANVSDDIQSITNIADPAQNKDKTVTKNKPHKRASNKDTNMPTPSKKLKVNKNVKTSISDGLYKDYKPGVAVADHKYKKKTSLKSKEQSGTMYDSGNNSTPSNTHNHSDNVDHEVPQGLAEKIAIDNSSSLRPNNNLESDSSYSGVPKTDLTSSKKPRVSSQLKPPRNTVWGNEYQRILQILLRQRGTKSSSMAIEVSGVGSMDDMVYNNEKENRCRMFQVKYSNSVSTHKIKTSELLSTNWTNINSKKLYLLKYFVSFCAIKENDKYAGKEIEEVTCLTNRELVCTKKPMKLLLEVDLKNDDLLYFGDCKATKYALSVDFFKEDRVVQKLNSLCKRYLPTKFDKADEIILEFQQKIRVVVNYPDYKDTRTRVFKEVLNDDTFDFEKCELLYCCVEYFETKLLMDEEKFITREEWQNVIEELKEFINILKTTGISELKTCELIREVDGVVFHNESLKDIFENIKTFLATDGQNILCFSNAQHVQFNAIKVLRSLEKISKGNEGGANKFKFIFCTVKTLLAANSPVDSYLSAASILPVITCSSGKYDENTKILARDLGNQIEGTKKKIIIVSNGENLFLNTLKEIVTGIVFSNNCNHSFRDLTSTSQKKILGYEITFQGKQLKLSSLFKNDIEFACDVLDENYLWEIINKKKECVINNTEAFVSPGYDERYYIERNFCQNIVDRAVFKKRIEKDIFLVTGSFGVENEFIVNVLHENGIKKLQEWDPSKGYSSGVVIGLPDTSHGIYEQLCGGSGDTNVHLIMIKSDRDLVHIDSKHPFKRLIKTETKIIPENYFIKKVDSEKVFIFVSDSGVGKSTILTSICEKRKEQMFWVLKIDLNKISKHISPQIPEDYTSINTCVGLIEKTLYSTNPDSSLELKLFRHILSPSQKNLHLKTVLLLDGFNEIQPSQDFSYESNIDEDVKRIQRVVHVWINTLRNHCNLEQVVITAQVQEKFELENNLQVSAYFLKHLDRQEQKELMARYWAKEYNSRSPPLEIKLSVLRCDAENVIEEWEKIMTDEKDKSFTNVSLNVIMLADVLIDTDRRFSDTIELKNLYSKFVSNKIVLYFKGQSECSEVIKAMTECSFRKIHQECSLKKMFSPMLIEKLPGMNELELYERHLGLEVMSSTLAKIGLLMFNKGNMSFSHESFAQYFISEYIAYNMKLHPVQNLFIKYVLPQKNMKLCRKFLDTIYKNKFAGEDKLINLSADCRNSLNNSKNCIHLLPSLRENNLFVVRMVLELLNEEERYKYVDKIVQETLKKKFNGNHNGDILLRNLMNLSLEELPSKLVKIIKGDYNLAESSINPSVLQVSPVKNDYTADAWDRSDEPSYEEDSPEEDDYTIDACDISDEPFHEEGSPVSMPPTPRIEVMNEEDKDNGEGSPVSMPPTPRIEVMNEEDKDNGEGSPVSMPPTPRIEVMNEEDKDNGEGSPVSMPPTPRIEVMNEEDKDNGEE, from the coding sequence ATGGAAGGTAACGACCAAAATCGGGCCTTACGTGAAATTCAAAACACTTCCGAATCCAATGAAGAATTAAAAGACGAGAATAATCCTGAGAATGTTTCACTAGACGAATTACGTAGGACAGAGTCGGCAGCAAATGTGTCGGACGATATTCAATCGATCACTAATATTGCTGATCCTGCACAAAATAAGGACAAGACCGTCACAAAAAACAAACCCCATAAAAGGGCTTCAAACAAGGATACAAATATGCCAACACCCTCAAAgaaattgaaagtaaataaaaatgttaaaacaagtaTTAGTGATGGCCTCTATAAAGATTATAAACCTGGTGTTGCAGTCGCGGatcataaatacaagaaaaagaCCTCACTGAAAAGTAAAGAACAATCTGGAACTATGTATGATTCTGGCAATAACAGTACGCCCAGTAACACACATAATCATAGCGACAATGTGGACCATGAGGTACCACAGGGCTTAGCGGAAAAAATTGCCATAGATAACAGTAGTAGTCTTCGACCTAACAATAACTTGGAATCAGATTCATCTTACTCTGGTGTTCCTAAAACAGATCTTACATCTTCCAAAAAGCCACGGGTATCTTCACAATTAAAACCACCGAGAAATACTGTATGGGGGAATGAATATCAGAGAATCCTACAGATATTGCTAAGACAAAGAGGAACTAAGAGTTCGTCTATGGCCATTGAGGTGTCTGGTGTTGGAAGTATGGATGACATGGTTTACAATAATGAAAAGGAAAATCGTTGTAGGATGTTCCAAGTGAAATACTCAAATTCGGTTTCAACCCATAAAATCAAAACTTCGGAGCTTTTATCAACAAACTGGActaatattaattctaaaaaactatatcttttgaaatatttcgtCTCGTTTTGTGCCATCAAAGAAAACGATAAGTATGCAGGAAAAGAAATAGAAGAAGTAACATGTCTTACAAACCGGGAGTTGGTTTGTACTAAAAAACCGATGAAATTATTGTTGGAAGTGGATTTGAAGAATGATGATCTTTTGTACTTTGGTGATTGTAAAGCGACTAAGTACGCCCTAAgtgtagatttttttaaagaggaCAGAGTTGTACAAAAGTTAAATTCTTTATGTAAGAGGTATCTTCCGACCAAGTTTGATAAGGCTGAtgaaattattttggaatttcaaCAGAAAATTCGTGTTGTGGTGAATTATCCTGATTACAAAGATACAAGAACTCGTGTGTTTAAAGAAGTACTCAACGACGACACATTCGATTTTGAAAAATGCGAACTTCTTTATTGCTGTGTGGAGTATTTTGAAACGAAATTACTAATGGATGAAGAAAAGTTTATAACTCGAGAGGAATGGCAAAATGTAATAGAGGAATTGAAAGAGTTCATAAACATACTGAAAACAACAGGCATTTCCGAACTAAAGACTTGTGAACTTATAAGAGAAGTAGATGGCGTTGTGTTTCATAATGAAAGtttaaaggatatatttgaaaatataaagactTTTTTAGCAACCGATGGACAAAACATCTTGTGCTTCTCTAACGCTCAACATGTACAATTCAACGCTATCAAAGTTCTTCGTAGTTTGGAAAAGATATCAAAAGGCAACGAAGGTGGTGccaacaagtttaaatttatattctgcaCGGTTAAAACATTACTGGCCGCAAACTCTCCTGTGGATTCCTATTTATCTGCAGCGTCGATTCTACCAGTAATCACATGCTCTAGTGGAAAGTATgatgaaaatactaaaatactaGCACGAGATCTTGGGAATCAAATAGAAGGTACTAAGAAGAAGATAATAATAGTATCAAATGGTGAAAACCTTTTTCTAAATACCTTGAAAGAAATTGTAACAGGAATTGTCTTCAGCAACAATTGTAATCATAGTTTCAGAGATTTAACTTCTACCTCACAGAAGAAAATACTGGGCTACGAAATAACGTTTCAAGGGAAACAGCTAAAATtgagttctttgtttaaaaacgATATTGAGTTTGCTTGTGATGTGCTGGATGAGAATTACTTGTGGGAGATCATTAATAAGAAAAAGGAGTGTGTCATCAACAACACAGAAGCTTTTGTTTCTCCAGGATATGACGAGCGATATTACATTGAAAGGAATTTCTGCCAGAATATTGTTGATCGTGCGGTATTCAAGAAACGTATtgaaaaagatatatttcttgTTACTGGATCGTTTGGGGTCGAAAATGAGTTTATAGTAAACGTTTTACACGAGAATGGAATAAAAAAACTCCAGGAATGGGACCCAAGCAAGGGTTACAGCAGTGGGGTTGTGATAGGCTTACCTGACACAAGTCATGGCATATACGAACAGTTGTGTGGTGGAAGCGGAGATACAAATGTACACCTGATAATGATAAAAAGTGATCGTGATcttgttcacattgattcaaaaCATCCTTTTAAAAGATTAATCAAGacggaaacaaaaataataccagaaaactatttcataaagAAGGTAGATTCTgagaaagtttttatatttgtgagtGACTCTGGTGTTGGAAAGTCAACAATACTTACAAGCATTTGTGAGAAGAGAAAAGAACAAATGTTTTGGGTTTTAAAGATTGACTTGAATAAGATATCTAAACATATTTCTCCACAAATACCCGAAGACTACACTTCAATAAACACGTGTGTCGGCTTAATTGAGAAAACCTTATATTCTACAAATCCTGACAGTAGTCTAGAGCTAAAACTATTCAGGCACATTTTGTCTCCGTCTCAAAAAAATCTTCACCTTAAAACCGTACTTTTATTGGACGGCTTCAACGAAATTCAGCCTTCTCAAGATTTTTCGTACGAGTCTAACATAGATGAGGATGTGAAAAGAATTCAACGTGTTGTGCACGTCTGGATTAACACGTTGCGGAACCATTGTAACTTGGAACAGGTCGTGATTACTGCTCAAGTTCAAGAAAAATTTGAGCTAGAAAATAATCTTCAAGTATCAGCTTATTTTTTGAAGCACCTTGATCGCCAAGAGCAAAAAGAACTAATGGCTCGGTACTGGGCCAAAGAGTACAACAGTAGAAGCCCGCCTTTGGAAATCAAGCTCAGTGTTCTCCGTTGCGATGCCGAAAATGTTATCGAGGAATGGGAAAAAATAATGACTGATGAAAAGGACAAATCTTTTACAAACGTTTCATTGAACGTCATTATGTTGGCAGATGTCCTCATTGACACCGACCGTCGCTTTAGTGACACgattgaactgaaaaatttatatagtaaatttgtttcaaacaaaattgttcTTTACTTTAAGGGTCAAAGCGAGTGCTCCGAAGTCATCAAGGCGATGACAGAATGTTCCTTTCGTAAGATACATCAAGAATGCTCGCTTAAAAAGATGTTTTCACCGATGCTTATTGAAAAGTTGCCCGGAATGAATGAACTAGAATTGTATGAACGGCATCTTGGTCTCGAAGTCATGAGTAGCACTCTGGCGAAGATTGGACTTTTGATGTTCAACAAAGGGAATATGTCTTTCAGTCACGAGAGCTTTGCACAGTATTTTATCAGTGAGTATATTGCTTACAATATGAAGCTGCATCCAGTACAAAATctgtttatcaaatatgtattgCCTCAAAAGAATATGAAGCTATGTAGGAAATTCCTTGACAcgatttacaaaaacaaatttgctGGAGAGGACAAACTGATTAATCTGAGCGCTGACTGTAGAAACtcattaaataacagtaaaaactgTATTCATTTGTTGCCTTCTTTGAGAGAAAATAATCTGTTTGTTGTACGGATGGTTTTGGAGTTGCTAAATGAAGAAGAAAGATACAAATATGTTGATAAAATCGTgcaagaaacattaaaaaagaaatttaacggAAACCATAATGGAGACATCCTTCTAAGGAATTTAATGAACCTTTCTCTTGAAGAATTGCCATCTAAGTTAGTAAAAATCATCAAGGGTGACTATAATTTGGCTGAGTCATCAATTAATCCCTCAGTACTGCAGGTTTCACCGGTGAAAAATGATTATACTGCCGATGCCTGGGATCGAAGTGATGAACCATCCTACGAAGAAG
- the LOC124357941 gene encoding uncharacterized protein LOC124357941 isoform X1 produces the protein MEGNDQNRALREIQNTSESNEELKDENNPENVSLDELRRTESAANVSDDIQSITNIADPAQNKDKTVTKNKPHKRASNKDTNMPTPSKKLKVNKNVKTSISDGLYKDYKPGVAVADHKYKKKTSLKSKEQSGTMYDSGNNSTPSNTHNHSDNVDHEVPQGLAEKIAIDNSSSLRPNNNLESDSSYSGVPKTDLTSSKKPRVSSQLKPPRNTVWGNEYQRILQILLRQRGTKSSSMAIEVSGVGSMDDMVYNNEKENRCRMFQVKYSNSVSTHKIKTSELLSTNWTNINSKKLYLLKYFVSFCAIKENDKYAGKEIEEVTCLTNRELVCTKKPMKLLLEVDLKNDDLLYFGDCKATKYALSVDFFKEDRVVQKLNSLCKRYLPTKFDKADEIILEFQQKIRVVVNYPDYKDTRTRVFKEVLNDDTFDFEKCELLYCCVEYFETKLLMDEEKFITREEWQNVIEELKEFINILKTTGISELKTCELIREVDGVVFHNESLKDIFENIKTFLATDGQNILCFSNAQHVQFNAIKVLRSLEKISKGNEGGANKFKFIFCTVKTLLAANSPVDSYLSAASILPVITCSSGKYDENTKILARDLGNQIEGTKKKIIIVSNGENLFLNTLKEIVTGIVFSNNCNHSFRDLTSTSQKKILGYEITFQGKQLKLSSLFKNDIEFACDVLDENYLWEIINKKKECVINNTEAFVSPGYDERYYIERNFCQNIVDRAVFKKRIEKDIFLVTGSFGVENEFIVNVLHENGIKKLQEWDPSKGYSSGVVIGLPDTSHGIYEQLCGGSGDTNVHLIMIKSDRDLVHIDSKHPFKRLIKTETKIIPENYFIKKVDSEKVFIFVSDSGVGKSTILTSICEKRKEQMFWVLKIDLNKISKHISPQIPEDYTSINTCVGLIEKTLYSTNPDSSLELKLFRHILSPSQKNLHLKTVLLLDGFNEIQPSQDFSYESNIDEDVKRIQRVVHVWINTLRNHCNLEQVVITAQVQEKFELENNLQVSAYFLKHLDRQEQKELMARYWAKEYNSRSPPLEIKLSVLRCDAENVIEEWEKIMTDEKDKSFTNVSLNVIMLADVLIDTDRRFSDTIELKNLYSKFVSNKIVLYFKGQSECSEVIKAMTECSFRKIHQECSLKKMFSPMLIEKLPGMNELELYERHLGLEVMSSTLAKIGLLMFNKGNMSFSHESFAQYFISEYIAYNMKLHPVQNLFIKYVLPQKNMKLCRKFLDTIYKNKFAGEDKLINLSADCRNSLNNSKNCIHLLPSLRENNLFVVRMVLELLNEEERYKYVDKIVQETLKKKFNGNHNGDILLRNLMNLSLEELPSKLVKIIKGDYNLAESSINPSVLQVSPVKNDYTADAWDRSDEPSYEEDSPEEDDYTIDACDISDEPFHEEGSPVSMLPTPRIEVMNEEDKDNGEGSPVSMPPTPRIEVMNEEDKDNGEGSPVSMPPTPRIEVMNEEDKDNGEGSPVSMPPTPRIEVMNEEDKDNGEGSPVSMPPTPRIEVMNEEDKDNGEE, from the coding sequence ATGGAAGGTAACGACCAAAATCGGGCCTTACGTGAAATTCAAAACACTTCCGAATCCAATGAAGAATTAAAAGACGAGAATAATCCTGAGAATGTTTCACTAGACGAATTACGTAGGACAGAGTCGGCAGCAAATGTGTCGGACGATATTCAATCGATCACTAATATTGCTGATCCTGCACAAAATAAGGACAAGACCGTCACAAAAAACAAACCCCATAAAAGGGCTTCAAACAAGGATACAAATATGCCAACACCCTCAAAgaaattgaaagtaaataaaaatgttaaaacaagtaTTAGTGATGGCCTCTATAAAGATTATAAACCTGGTGTTGCAGTCGCGGatcataaatacaagaaaaagaCCTCACTGAAAAGTAAAGAACAATCTGGAACTATGTATGATTCTGGCAATAACAGTACGCCCAGTAACACACATAATCATAGCGACAATGTGGACCATGAGGTACCACAGGGCTTAGCGGAAAAAATTGCCATAGATAACAGTAGTAGTCTTCGACCTAACAATAACTTGGAATCAGATTCATCTTACTCTGGTGTTCCTAAAACAGATCTTACATCTTCCAAAAAGCCACGGGTATCTTCACAATTAAAACCACCGAGAAATACTGTATGGGGGAATGAATATCAGAGAATCCTACAGATATTGCTAAGACAAAGAGGAACTAAGAGTTCGTCTATGGCCATTGAGGTGTCTGGTGTTGGAAGTATGGATGACATGGTTTACAATAATGAAAAGGAAAATCGTTGTAGGATGTTCCAAGTGAAATACTCAAATTCGGTTTCAACCCATAAAATCAAAACTTCGGAGCTTTTATCAACAAACTGGActaatattaattctaaaaaactatatcttttgaaatatttcgtCTCGTTTTGTGCCATCAAAGAAAACGATAAGTATGCAGGAAAAGAAATAGAAGAAGTAACATGTCTTACAAACCGGGAGTTGGTTTGTACTAAAAAACCGATGAAATTATTGTTGGAAGTGGATTTGAAGAATGATGATCTTTTGTACTTTGGTGATTGTAAAGCGACTAAGTACGCCCTAAgtgtagatttttttaaagaggaCAGAGTTGTACAAAAGTTAAATTCTTTATGTAAGAGGTATCTTCCGACCAAGTTTGATAAGGCTGAtgaaattattttggaatttcaaCAGAAAATTCGTGTTGTGGTGAATTATCCTGATTACAAAGATACAAGAACTCGTGTGTTTAAAGAAGTACTCAACGACGACACATTCGATTTTGAAAAATGCGAACTTCTTTATTGCTGTGTGGAGTATTTTGAAACGAAATTACTAATGGATGAAGAAAAGTTTATAACTCGAGAGGAATGGCAAAATGTAATAGAGGAATTGAAAGAGTTCATAAACATACTGAAAACAACAGGCATTTCCGAACTAAAGACTTGTGAACTTATAAGAGAAGTAGATGGCGTTGTGTTTCATAATGAAAGtttaaaggatatatttgaaaatataaagactTTTTTAGCAACCGATGGACAAAACATCTTGTGCTTCTCTAACGCTCAACATGTACAATTCAACGCTATCAAAGTTCTTCGTAGTTTGGAAAAGATATCAAAAGGCAACGAAGGTGGTGccaacaagtttaaatttatattctgcaCGGTTAAAACATTACTGGCCGCAAACTCTCCTGTGGATTCCTATTTATCTGCAGCGTCGATTCTACCAGTAATCACATGCTCTAGTGGAAAGTATgatgaaaatactaaaatactaGCACGAGATCTTGGGAATCAAATAGAAGGTACTAAGAAGAAGATAATAATAGTATCAAATGGTGAAAACCTTTTTCTAAATACCTTGAAAGAAATTGTAACAGGAATTGTCTTCAGCAACAATTGTAATCATAGTTTCAGAGATTTAACTTCTACCTCACAGAAGAAAATACTGGGCTACGAAATAACGTTTCAAGGGAAACAGCTAAAATtgagttctttgtttaaaaacgATATTGAGTTTGCTTGTGATGTGCTGGATGAGAATTACTTGTGGGAGATCATTAATAAGAAAAAGGAGTGTGTCATCAACAACACAGAAGCTTTTGTTTCTCCAGGATATGACGAGCGATATTACATTGAAAGGAATTTCTGCCAGAATATTGTTGATCGTGCGGTATTCAAGAAACGTATtgaaaaagatatatttcttgTTACTGGATCGTTTGGGGTCGAAAATGAGTTTATAGTAAACGTTTTACACGAGAATGGAATAAAAAAACTCCAGGAATGGGACCCAAGCAAGGGTTACAGCAGTGGGGTTGTGATAGGCTTACCTGACACAAGTCATGGCATATACGAACAGTTGTGTGGTGGAAGCGGAGATACAAATGTACACCTGATAATGATAAAAAGTGATCGTGATcttgttcacattgattcaaaaCATCCTTTTAAAAGATTAATCAAGacggaaacaaaaataataccagaaaactatttcataaagAAGGTAGATTCTgagaaagtttttatatttgtgagtGACTCTGGTGTTGGAAAGTCAACAATACTTACAAGCATTTGTGAGAAGAGAAAAGAACAAATGTTTTGGGTTTTAAAGATTGACTTGAATAAGATATCTAAACATATTTCTCCACAAATACCCGAAGACTACACTTCAATAAACACGTGTGTCGGCTTAATTGAGAAAACCTTATATTCTACAAATCCTGACAGTAGTCTAGAGCTAAAACTATTCAGGCACATTTTGTCTCCGTCTCAAAAAAATCTTCACCTTAAAACCGTACTTTTATTGGACGGCTTCAACGAAATTCAGCCTTCTCAAGATTTTTCGTACGAGTCTAACATAGATGAGGATGTGAAAAGAATTCAACGTGTTGTGCACGTCTGGATTAACACGTTGCGGAACCATTGTAACTTGGAACAGGTCGTGATTACTGCTCAAGTTCAAGAAAAATTTGAGCTAGAAAATAATCTTCAAGTATCAGCTTATTTTTTGAAGCACCTTGATCGCCAAGAGCAAAAAGAACTAATGGCTCGGTACTGGGCCAAAGAGTACAACAGTAGAAGCCCGCCTTTGGAAATCAAGCTCAGTGTTCTCCGTTGCGATGCCGAAAATGTTATCGAGGAATGGGAAAAAATAATGACTGATGAAAAGGACAAATCTTTTACAAACGTTTCATTGAACGTCATTATGTTGGCAGATGTCCTCATTGACACCGACCGTCGCTTTAGTGACACgattgaactgaaaaatttatatagtaaatttgtttcaaacaaaattgttcTTTACTTTAAGGGTCAAAGCGAGTGCTCCGAAGTCATCAAGGCGATGACAGAATGTTCCTTTCGTAAGATACATCAAGAATGCTCGCTTAAAAAGATGTTTTCACCGATGCTTATTGAAAAGTTGCCCGGAATGAATGAACTAGAATTGTATGAACGGCATCTTGGTCTCGAAGTCATGAGTAGCACTCTGGCGAAGATTGGACTTTTGATGTTCAACAAAGGGAATATGTCTTTCAGTCACGAGAGCTTTGCACAGTATTTTATCAGTGAGTATATTGCTTACAATATGAAGCTGCATCCAGTACAAAATctgtttatcaaatatgtattgCCTCAAAAGAATATGAAGCTATGTAGGAAATTCCTTGACAcgatttacaaaaacaaatttgctGGAGAGGACAAACTGATTAATCTGAGCGCTGACTGTAGAAACtcattaaataacagtaaaaactgTATTCATTTGTTGCCTTCTTTGAGAGAAAATAATCTGTTTGTTGTACGGATGGTTTTGGAGTTGCTAAATGAAGAAGAAAGATACAAATATGTTGATAAAATCGTgcaagaaacattaaaaaagaaatttaacggAAACCATAATGGAGACATCCTTCTAAGGAATTTAATGAACCTTTCTCTTGAAGAATTGCCATCTAAGTTAGTAAAAATCATCAAGGGTGACTATAATTTGGCTGAGTCATCAATTAATCCCTCAGTACTGCAGGTTTCACCGGTGAAAAATGATTATACTGCCGATGCCTGGGATCGAAGTGATGAACCATCCTACGAAGAAG